One genomic window of Canis aureus isolate CA01 chromosome 15, VMU_Caureus_v.1.0, whole genome shotgun sequence includes the following:
- the LOC144284649 gene encoding uncharacterized protein LOC144284649, translating into MPAAESKPMHVMVTPLIHCPEEPPAPLATLEEELAPVPTIKVPDMLRESPASVEPPASVPEQHHERCQKTTIATTVGPAEASGPGVIEPVMAAGAEYLPAAESEPMHVVVTPLIHCPDLEEPLAPLATLEDEHAPAPITEVPDMPKQPPASVEQPALAPEQHHESRQEPSPATTMGTGEHSGPEVIEPVMAAGAECLARAEMPAAESKPMHLAARTLIHCPDVEEPPAPLAAPR; encoded by the coding sequence ATGCCAGCTGCTGAGTCCAAGCCAATGCACGTGATGGTCACACCTCTGATTCACTGTCCCGAGGAGCCACCTGCACCCTTGGCCACCCTGGAAGAAGAGCTTGCGCCTGTGCCCACTATCAAGGTCCCCGACATGCTAAGGGAATCACCTGCCTCAGTAGAGCCACCAGCTTCAGTCCCTGAGCAACATCACGAACGATGTCAAAAGACCACCATAGCTACTactgtggggcctgctgaagCTTCAGGACCTGGGGTGATCGAGCCAGTCATGGCTGCTGGAGCTGAGTACTTGCCAGCTGCTGAGTCTGAGCCAATGCACGTAGTGGTCACACCTCTGATTCACTGTCCTGACCTGGAGGAGCCACTTGCTCCCTTGGCCACCCTGGAAGACGAGCACGCCCCGGCGCCCATTACCGAGGTCCCCGACATGCCAAAGCAGCCACCAGCCTCAGTCGAGCAGCCAGCTTTGGCCCCTGAGCAACATCATGAATCTCGTCAAGAGCCCTCCCCAGCTACTACTATGGGGACTGGTGAACACTCAGGGCCTGAAGTGATTGAACCTGTCATGGCTGCAGGAGCTGAGTGCTTGGCCCGAGCCGAGATGCCAGCTGCTGAGTCAAAACCAATGCACTTAGCGGCCAGAACCCTGATTCACTGCCCCGACGTGGAGGAGCCACCTGCACCCTTGGCTGCCCCCAGGTGA